The Blattabacterium cuenoti sequence ATTTCAGAAAAATCGTACATACAAAATGGGAATATCTTTTATTTTCATGAAATCTATCAAAATGATTTATGGATGAAAAAAGCTATTCAAAGACTATCTGAAAACGTATTTTTAAGCATAGATATAGATGTTTTTGATCCAAGCATAGCACCTTCTACAGGAACTCCGGAACCAGGAGGTTTATCTTGGTACACCACTTTAAAATTTTTGAAAATGGTTTTTCAAAAGAAAAAAATTATAGGTTTTGATATCGTGGAATTTTTGCCAAATGAACAAGAATCTTCTACAGATTTTTTAGTTGTTAAACTTTATTATAAACTATTGTCATATAAATATGAATTAATAACTTATCAATCATGAATCAAAAAATAATCATAACTATAGATGGATATTCTTCTTCTGGAAAAAGTACTTTAGCTCAAGCACTTTCTAAAAAGTTAGCATATTCCCATATAGATACTGGAGCTATGTTCAGGAGTATAACTTTATTAGCTATTAGAAAAAAAATTTTCAACAGTGACTTATGGAATGTCAAAAATTTTATACCTATTTTGAATCATTTAAATTTCCAATTTAAATGGAACAAAAAATTGAATCAGACAGAAATTTTTTTAAATCAAGAAAATGTTCAATCCGAAATTAAGTCTATAGAGGTTACAGATAAAGTAAGCTTAATAGCCAGAATACCAGAAGTTCGGGAAAAGTTAGCAGTGATACAAAAAAAATTTGGAAATCGAAAAGGAGTTATTATGGAGGGTAGAGATATAGGACATAGAATTTTTCCTCATTCAGAATTAAAAATTTTTATGAAAGGATCTATAGACGTTCGTGCTTATAGAAGATATCAAGATTTTCAAAAAAAAGGAAAAAAAGTTTCTTATGAAGAAATACGAAGAAATATTTTCCATAGAGATATGATGGATATTTCTCGTAAAATTTCTCCACTTCAAAAACCTATAGATTCTGTA is a genomic window containing:
- the cmk gene encoding (d)CMP kinase codes for the protein MNQKIIITIDGYSSSGKSTLAQALSKKLAYSHIDTGAMFRSITLLAIRKKIFNSDLWNVKNFIPILNHLNFQFKWNKKLNQTEIFLNQENVQSEIKSIEVTDKVSLIARIPEVREKLAVIQKKFGNRKGVIMEGRDIGHRIFPHSELKIFMKGSIDVRAYRRYQDFQKKGKKVSYEEIRRNIFHRDMMDISRKISPLQKPIDSVEIDNTFLNIENQLDLILQLIDKKKNKI